CGCTCGCCGACGTGGCGGCAGACCAGGGCTGCACGCTGGAAGTGGTGCGTCGCGAGCCAGGCACGGTCGGCTTTGCCGTCCAGCCTCGCCGGTGGGTAGTCGAACGCACGTTTGCCTGGTTAGGCAAGCACCGGCGCCTGAGCAAAGACTACGAAGA
This region of Gemmatimonadota bacterium genomic DNA includes:
- a CDS encoding transposase is translated as LADVAADQGCTLEVVRREPGTVGFAVQPRRWVVERTFAWLGKHRRLSKDYEEHCESSEAWLYLAMIHTFVRRLAKAS